A single genomic interval of Gossypium raimondii isolate GPD5lz chromosome 11, ASM2569854v1, whole genome shotgun sequence harbors:
- the LOC105761405 gene encoding receptor-like protein EIX2 has translation MAIATMTTPLPFSFFPCLLLIPAICFTICHANSNLLCIQSEREALLKFKNHLFDPSNRLSSWVEGGDCCEWTGVVCHNSTGHVNQLHLAAPLSVPDAFATNAEWEAYHNSLLGGKINPSLLELKHLSSLDLSYNIFSSIHIPKFFGLLESLTYLNLSRSQFQGAIPHNLGNLSKLQYLDLGGNDLKSKTLQWVSGLSSLQYLDLSYADLHTANDWVQVTLKLPSLLELHLSGCGLDNDPSLINVNSSKSLVVLDLSFNRFSSVPKWIFSLHGLVSIDLSGNSLEGPISDYFGNSSFLEVLDLSWNYLNSSIPNSLYSLNRLQFLSLGNNQLQGTISTAIGNLSSVTQLDLSVNQLNGQIPLSTWELSSLKLFDVSKNQLNGQIPLSIGQLSSLEEFDVSENQLNGPIPLSIGELSSLKLFDVSENQLNGQIPSSIGQLSSLEEFDVSENQLNGQIPLSIGELSSLKLFDVSENQLNGTFPLSFGRLESLETLDCGYNLLEGVVSETHFSNLTRLTTLAASHNRLRFEPNLSWIPPFQCERIELGHWHLGPKFPQWLKFQKKLSYLDISYAGISDVIPTWFLNLPTQFESLNLSSNQLRGEVSYLNVRNSVDLSSNRFIGPLPRVFSTLLFLILSNNSFSGSLLELVCNSSSEELMEVLYIDKNLISGDIPDCWNHWQRLNLLNLGSNNLTGKIPPSLWHLNLKMLNLRNNTIFGKLPSTLQNSPNLIMFDLSENHFSGSVPAWIGDKLSNLVILSLRSNNFDGRIPHKICDLQFLQNLDLAHNNISGVIPKCFNNLSAMATANKRNNFVLAESVYAASFFLNALLVLKGREDEYGRTLGLVTSMDLSANSLTGEIPKEIGSLVGLLSLNFSGNLLTGNIPNSIGKMELMESLDLSMNRLNGEIPPSFSNLNFLNHFNVSYNNLTGQIPTSTQLQSFENLSYVGNHLCGPPLTKNCTSKGIPIDVANNGSSREGSKVNWLYVSIVLGFVMGFWGVVAPLFFIRSWRHAYYRKLDHVGRKLYVSWATMGM, from the coding sequence ATGGCAATTGCAACCATGACTACTCctcttcctttttcctttttcccttgCCTTCTTCTCATTCCCGCTATCTGTTTTACCATTTGTCATGCCAATTCCAACCTACTTTGCATTCAGAGTGAGAGAGAAGCTCTTTTGAAATTCAAGAATCATCTTTTTGATCCTTCAAACAGGCTATCGTCATGGGTAGAAGGTGGGGATTGCTGTGAATGGACTGGTGTCGTCTGCCATAACTCAACAGGCCACGTCAACCAACTGCACTTGGCCGCTCCTCTTTCAGTGCCTGATGCCtttgcaacaaatgctgaatgGGAAGCTTACCACAATTCCCTGCTAGGAGGCAAAATAAATCCTTCACTGCTGGAGTTGAAGCATCTCAGTTCCCTGGACTTGAGCTATAACATTTTTAGCAGCATACATATCCCGAAATTTTTCGGTTTGCTAGAGAGTTTAACATATCTTAACCTCTCTCGATCACAATTTCAGGGAGCAATTCCTCATAACCTTGGGAATCTCTCAAAGCTGCAGTATCTTGATCTTGGAGGTAATGATCTCAAATCAAAAACTCTTCAATGGGTTTCTGGACTTTCTTCCTTGCAGTACCTTGATTTGAGTTATGCTGATCTTCATACAGCAAATGATTGGGTACAGGTAACACTCAAACTTCCTTCTTTGTTAGAGTTGCACTTGTCAGGTTGTGGTTTAGACAATGATCCATCTTTGATCAAtgttaattcttcaaaatcACTGGTTGTTCTTGATCTTTCTTTCAACCGCTTTTCTTCAGTACCTAAGTGGATATTTAGTCTTCATGGTCTTGTGTCCATTGATCTTAGTGGCAATTCTTTGGAAGGCCCAATTTCAGATTACTTTGGGAACAGCTCGTTTCTTGAAGTTCTTGATCTTAGTTGGAATTATCTCAATTCGTCCATACCCAATTCCTTGTATAGTTTAAACCGTCTTCAGTTCCTTAGTCTTGGCAATAACCAGTTACAAGGAACAATCTCGACTGCCATTGGAAACTTGAGCTCTGTTACTCAGCTTGATCTTTCAGTAAATCAATTAAATGGTCAAATTCCATTGTCTACATGGGAGTTATCATCTCTGAAGTTGTTTGAtgtttcaaaaaatcaattaaacggCCAAATTCCCTTGTCTATAGGGCAGTTGTCATCTTTGGAGGAGTTTGATGTTTcagaaaatcaattaaatggtCCAATTCCATTGTCTATAGGGGAGTTATCATCTTTGAAGTTGTTTGATGTCTCAGAAAATCAGTTAAACGGCCAAATTCCCTCGTCTATAGGGCAGTTATCATCTTTGGAGGAGTTTGATGTTTcagaaaatcaattaaatggtCAAATTCCATTGTCTATAGGGGAGTTATCATCTTTGAAGTTGTTTGATGTTTcagaaaatcaattaaatggtACTTTTCCTCTATCGTTTGGACGACTAGAAAGTTTGGAAACTCTGGATTGTGGGTATAATCTATTAGAAGGAGTTGTATCAGAAACCCATTTTTCTAATCTCACGAGATTGACAACTCTAGCAGCATCACACAATCGGCTTAGATTTGAACCAAACTTAAGCTGGATTCCCCCATTTCAATGTGAAAGGATCGAATTGGGTCACTGGCATCTTGGCCCAAAGTTTCCCCAGTGGCTaaaattccaaaagaaattGTCTTATTTGGATATCTCCTATGCAGGAATTTCAGATGTCATACCCACTTGGTTTTTGAACCTTCCCACTCAATTTGAATCTTTAAACCTTTCCTCGAATCAACTTAGAGGAGAGGTTTCATATTTGAATGTGAGAAACTCTGTTGATTTGAGTTCAAACCGATTCATAGGCCCATTGCCAAGAGTATTCTCAACTTTactatttctaattttatcaaataattcattttcgGGATCTCTTTTGGAATTGGTTTGTAATTCATCAAGTGAGGAATTGATGGAAGTTCTTTACATTGATAAAAATCTTATCTCAGGAGATATTCCAGATTGTTGGAACCATTGGCAGCGTTTGAACCTTTTAAATTTGGGAAGCAACAATTTGACCGGCAAAATCCCACCTTCTTTATGGCATCTAAATCTTAAAATGCTAAACCTTCGAAACAATACAATATTTGGAAAATTGCCATCCACATTGCAAAATTCtccaaatttgattatgtttgatCTTAGTGAAAATCATTTCAGTGGAAGTGTACCAGCATGGATTGGTGATAAGCTCTCAAACCTTGTGATTCTAAGCCTTCGATCAAATAACTTTGATGGACGTATTCCTCATAAAATTTGTGATCTTCAGTTTCTTCAAAACTTGGACCTTGCCCACAACAACATTTCTGGAGTTATTccaaaatgttttaataatttaagtgcaaTGGCCACAGCAAACAAAAGGAATAATTTTGTTCTTGCGGAGTCTGTATATGCAGCCTCATTTTTTTTGAACGCATTATTGGTGTTGAAAGGACGAGAGGATGAATATGGTAGAACATTAGGACTTGTTACTAGCATGGACCTTTCAGCTAACAGTCTCACCGGAGAGATCCCCAAAGAAATTGGTAGTCTCGTTGGACTACtgtctttaaatttttcagGGAATCTCCTAACAGGAAATATACCAAACAGCATTGGCAAGATGGAGTTAATGGAATCTCTTGATTTGTCCATGAATCGACTAAATGGTGAAATCCCTCCAAGTTTCTCCAATTTGAATTTCTTGAATCACTTCAATGTGTCCTACAACAACTTGACAGGACAAATCCCAACAAGCACTCAGCTTCAAAGCTTTGAAAACTTGTCTTACGTGGGCAATCATCTTTGCGGACCTCCTCTCACTAAGAACTGCACCTCAAAAGGTATTCCAATTGACGTCGCAAATAATGGAAGTAGCAGGGAAGGAAGTAAAGTGAATTGGCTTTATGTCAGCATAGTTCTCGGCTTTGTAATGGGATTTTGGGGTGTAGTGGCTCCCTTGTTTTTCATCAGGTCTTGGAGGCATGCATACTATCGAAAGTTGGACCATGTTGGACGAAAGCTGTATGTGTCTTGGGCTACTATGGGTATGTAG
- the LOC105761408 gene encoding receptor-like protein EIX2: MATTNKTDNFVIVRDPNAAASFFLNALLVLKGREDEYGSTLGLVTSMDLSANSLTGEIPKEIGSLVGLLSLNFSGNLLTGNIPDSIGKMELMESLDLSMNRLNGEIPPSFSNLNFLNHFNVSYNNLTGQIPTNTQLQSFENLSFLGNHLWGPPLTKNCTSKGIPIDVANNGSSREGSKVNWLYVSIILGFVMGFWGVVAPLFFIRSWRHAYYRKLDHVGRKLYVSWATMGM; this comes from the coding sequence ATGGCCACAACAAACAAAACcgataattttgttattgttagAGATCCAAATGCAGCTGCCTCATTTTTTTTGAATGCATTATTGGTGTTGAAAGGACGAGAGGATGAATATGGTAGCACACTAGGACTTGTTACAAGCATGGACCTTTCAGCTAACAGTCTCACAGGAGAGATCCCCAAAGAAATTGGTAGTCTCGTTGGACTAttgtctttaaatttttcagGGAATCTCCTAACAGGAAATATACCAGACAGCATTGGCAAAATGGAGTTAATGGAATCTCTTGATTTGTCCATGAATCGACTAAATGGTGAAATCCCTCCAAGTTTCTCCAATTTGAATTTCTTGAATCACTTCAATGTGTCCTACAACAACTTGACAGGACAAATCCCAACAAACACTCAGCTTCAAAGCTTTGAAAACTTGTCTTTCTTGGGCAATCATCTTTGGGGACCTCCTCTCACTAAGAACTGCACCTCAAAAGGTATTCCAATTGACGTTGCAAATAATGGAAGTAGCAGGGAAGGAAGTAAAGTGAATTGGCTTTATGTCAGCATAATTCTCGGATTTGTAATGGGATTTTGGGGTGTAGTGGCTCCCTTGTTTTTCATCAGGTCTTGGAGGCATGCATACTATCGAAAGTTGGACCATGTTGGACGAAAGCTGTATGTGTCTTGGGCTACTATGGGTATGTAG
- the LOC105801363 gene encoding receptor-like protein EIX1: protein MGSLLQFPARRQNKSFTAGVEGAIPHNLGNLSKLQYLDLGDNNLNSKTLQWVSGLSSLQYVDLSYADLSKATDWAQVTFKLPSLLELHLPDCRLEDDPFFNSINSSKSLAVLDLPRNSFSSVPKWIFSLRGLVSIDITGYSLEGPIPDYFGNISFLEVLDLSWNNLNSSIPNSLYSLNRLQFLSLSETQLQGTISSAIGNLSSVTQLDLSSNQLNGQIPLSIGQLSSLEEFDVSYNQLNGQIPLSIGQLSSLKKFDVSYNQLNGQIPLSIGQLSSLEEFDVSENQLNGQIPLSIGELSSLEVFDVSKNQLNGTFPLSFGRLESLETLDCGYNLLEGVVSETHFSNLTRLTTLAASHNRLRFEPNSSWIPPFQCGRIEMDHWHLGPKFPQWLKFQKKLSYLDISYAGILDVMPTWFLNLPTPFEYLNLSSNQLRGEISYLNVRNSVDLSSNRFMGPLPRVFPTLRFLILSNNSFSGSLFELVCNSSSEKGMEVLYIDKNLISGDIPDCWNHWQNLFLLNLGNNNLTSKIPTSLWYLSLTMLNLRNNTLFGELPYTLQNSPHLRMFDLSENHFSGSVPA, encoded by the exons atgGGAAGCTTACTACAATTCCCTGCTAGGAGGCAAAATAAATCCTTCACTGCTGGAGTTGAA GGAGCAATTCCTCATAACCTTGGGAATCTCTCAAAGTTGCAGTATCTTGATCTTGGAGATAATAATCTCAACTCTAAAACTCTTCAATGGGTTTCTGGACTTTCTTCCTTGCAGTACGTTGATTTGAGTTATGCGGATCTTTCTAAAGCAACTGATTGGGCACAGGTAACATTCAAACTTCCCTCTTTGTTAGAGTTGCACTTGCCAGATTGTCGTTTAGAAGATGATCCATTTTTCAACAGTATTAATTCTTCAAAATCACTGGCTGTTCTTGATCTCCCTAGGAACAGCTTCTCTTCAGTACCTAAGTGGATATTTAGTCTTCGTGGTCTTGTGTCCATTGATATTACTGGCTATTCTTTGGAAGGCCCAATTCCAGATTACTTTGGGAACATCTCGTTTCTTGAAGTTCTTGATCTTAGTTGGAACAATCTCAATTCATCCATACCCAATTCCTTGTATAGTTTAAACCGTCTTCAGTTCCTTAGTCTTAGCGAGACCCAGTTACAAGGAACAATCTCGAGTGCCATTGGAAACTTGAGCTCTGTTACTCAGCTTGATCTTTCATCCAATCAATTAAACGGCCAAATTCCCTTGTCTATAGGGCAGTTGTCATCTTTGGAGGAGTTTGATGTTTCATACAATCAGTTAAACGGCCAAATTCCCTTGTCTATAGGGCAGTTGTCATCTCTGAAGAAGTTTGATGTTTCATACAATCAATTAAACGGCCAAATTCCCTTGTCTATAGGGCAGTTGTCATCTTTGGAGGAGTTTGATGTTTcagaaaatcaattaaatggtCAAATTCCATTGTCTATAGGGGAGTTATCATCTTTGGAGGTATTTGAtgtttcaaaaaatcaattaaatggtACTTTTCCTCTATCTTTTGGACGACTAGAAAGTTTGGAAACTCTGGATTGTGGGTATAATCTATTAGAAGGAGTTGTATCAGAAACCCATTTTTCTAATCTCACGAGATTGACAACTCTAGCAGCATCACACAATCGGCTTAGATTTGAACCAAACTCAAGCTGGATTCCCCCATTTCAATGTGGAAGGATCGAAATGGATCACTGGCATCTTGGCCCAAAGTTTCCCCAGTGGCTaaaattccaaaagaaattGTCTTATTTGGATATCTCCTATGCAGGAATTTTAGATGTCATGCCCACTTGGTTTTTGAACCTTCCCACTCCATTTGAATATTTAAACCTTTCCTCGAATCAACTTAGAGGagagatttcatatttgaatgtGAGAAACTCTGTTGATTTGAGTTCAAACCGATTCATGGGCCCATTGCCAAGAGTATTCCCAACTTTAcgatttctaattttatcaaataattcattCTCGGGATCTCTTTTTGAATTAGTTTGTAATTCATCAAGTGAGAAAGGGATGGAAGTTCTTTACATTGATAAAAATCTTATCTCAGGAGATATTCCAGATTGTTGGAATCATTGGCAGAATTTGttccttttaaatttgggaAACAACAATTTGACCAGTAAAATCCCAACTTCCTTATGGTATCTAAGTCTTACAATGCTAAACCTTCGAAACAATACATTGTTTGGAGAATTGCCATACACATTGCAAAATTCTCCACATTTGAGAATGTTTGATCTTAGTGAAAATCATTTCAGTGGAAGTGTACCAGCATAG
- the LOC105761406 gene encoding receptor-like protein EIX2: protein MAIATMTTPLPISLFPFLLLIPAICFTICHANINLLCIQSEREALLKFKNHLIDPSNRLSSWVEGGDCCEWIGVFCQNSTGHVHQLHLPAPPLSALDIYAPPAEWEPYKRSKLRGRISPSLLELKHLSSLDLSNNNFSSIQIPKFLGLLESLTYLNLSRARFQGAIPHNLGNLSKLQYLDLRAKSLQWVSGLSSLQYLDLSSADLYKANDWVQVALKLPSLLELHLTDCGLEDDPSSISVNSSKSLLVLDLSWNSLSSVPKWILSLHGLVSIDLGFNSLKGPIPYYFGNFSFLEVLDLSGNYLNSSVPNSLYSLKHLRYLDLSINEIEQDISEIIQSLSSCCLGSLESLNMKDNQLSGHLTDQLGQFKNLAYLSLAQNKISGPIPLSIGELSSLKLFDVSENQLSGTFPPSLGQLSNLETLSFGYNLLEGVILETHFSNLTRLTTLKASQNMLRFESNSSWIPPFQCRTIELGQWHLGPKFPHWLKFQKNLSILDISQAGISDSVPTWFLNLSPQFKYVNLSYNQLAGGISYLNVRDSVDLSSNRFTGPLPRVFPTLQFLILSNNLFSGSLFELVCHSSSRERMEVLFIDKNLLTGEIPDCWNQLESLTFLNLGNNNLTGKIPPSLGRTGLDWLNLRNNSMFGELPSTLQNLTNLRILDLSENHFSGNIPTWIGDKLSTLMILSLRSNNFDGQIPHKICDLQYLQNLDLSRNNILGAIPKCFSNLSAMANRSYDNNYSSDWGGTTTLIYLSALLVLKGREDEYSSILGLVTNMDLSANSLTGEIPKEIGILVELRSLNLSGNLLTGNIPDKIGNMELMESLDLSMNQLNGEIPPSFSNLNFLNHFNVSYNNLTGQIPTSTQLQSFENFSYMGNYLCGPPLTKNCSTKGLPTDVANNGSSSEGSKVNWLYVSIVLGFIMGFWGVVAPLFFIRSWRHAYYRKLDHVGRKLYVYWATIADKCRKLVGEEKVALSQTGQFALWDCFDMGADSIACAAKEVVKLLDVSDHESVTELDWWLYPFDGPLSTPKIIHRNLVSWTPSPVSKLKSDVNGSAWGKPCPAGCGGILRDYDGHLRGIFFGLLGHLDSNIAEVIAIRTVLGRSSCNSSVSLEHLTNKGCS from the exons ATGGCAATTGCAACCATGACTACTCCTCTTCCAATTTCCTTattcccttttcttcttctcattccCGCTATCTGTTTTACCATTTGTCATGCCAATATCAACCTACTTTGCATTCAGAGTGAGAGAGAAGCCCTTTTGAAATTCAAGAATCATCTTATTGATCCTTCAAACAGGCTATCTTCATGGGTTGAAGGTGGGGATTGCTGTGAATGGATTGGTGTCTTCTGCCAAAACTCAACAGGCCACGTCCACCAACTGCACTTGCCTGCTCCTCCTCTTTCAGCCCTAGATATTTACGCACCACCAGCTGAATGGGAACCTTACAAGCGGTCAAAACTACGAGGCAGAATAAGTCCTTCACTGCTGGAGTTGAAGCATCTCAGTTCCCTGGACTTGAGCAATAACAATTTTAGCAGCATACAGATCCCGAAGTTTTTAGGTTTGCTGGAGAGTTTAACATATCTTAACCTCTCTCGAGCACGATTCCAGGGAGCAATTCCTCATAACCTGGGGAATCTTTCAAAGTTGCAGTATCTTGATCTTCGAG CAAAAAGTCTTCAATGGGTTTCTGGACTTTCTTCCTTGCAGTACCTTGATTTGAGTTCTGCGGATCTTTATAAAGCAAATGATTGGGTACAGGTAGCACTCAAACTTCCTTCTTTGTTAGAGTTGCACTTGACAGATTGTGGTTTAGAAGACGATCCATCTTCGATCAGtgttaattcttcaaaatcACTGCTTGTTCTTGATCTTTCTTGGAACAGCTTATCTTCAGTACCTAAGTGGATATTAAGTCTTCATGGTCTTGTGTCCATTGATCTTGGATTCAATTCTTTGAAAGGCCCAATTCCATATTACTTTGGGAACTTCTCGTTTCTTGAAGTGCTTGATCTTAGTGGGAATTATCTCAATTCATCCGTACCCAATTCCTTGTATAGTTTAAAACATCTCCGATATCTTGATCTTTCGATTAACGAAATTGAGCAAGACATATCGGAAATCATACAGAGTTTGTCTAGCTGTTGTTTGGGTTCCTTAGAGTCATTGAATATGAAAGATAACCAACTTTCTGGTCATTTAACAGATCAACTCGGCCAATTTAAAAATCTAGCTTACCTGTCCCttgctcaaaacaaaatttCTGGTCCCATTCCATTGTCGATAGGGGAGTTATCATCTTTGAAGTTGTTTGATGTTTCAGAAAATCAATTAAGTGGTACTTTTCCTCCAAGTCTTGGACAACTGTCAAATTTAGAAACTCTAAGTTTTGGGTATAATCTATTGGAAGGAGTTATATTGGAAACCCACTTTTCTAATCTCACGAGATTGACAACTCTGAAGGCATCACAAAATATGCTCAGATTTGAATCAAACTCTAGTTGGATTCCCCCCTTTCAATGTCGAACTATCGAATTGGGTCAATGGCATCTTGGCCCGAAATTTCCCCATtggttaaaatttcaaaagaactTGTCTATATTAGATATCTCTCAAGCAGGAATTTCAGATTCTGTGCCCACTTGGTTTTTGAACCTTTCCCCtcaatttaaatatgtaaatctTTCTTATAATCAACTTGCTGGAgggatttcatatttgaatgtGAGAGATAGTGTTGACTTGAGTTCAAACCGATTCACAGGCCCATTGCCAAGAGTATTCCCaactttacaatttttgatTTTGTCAAATAATTTGTTTTCAGGGTCTCTTTTTGAATTAGTTTGTCATTCATCAAGTAGGGAAAGGATGGAAGTTCTTTTCATTGATAAAAATCTTCTCACCGGAGAAATTCCAGATTGCTGGAATCAATTAGAAAGTTTGACATTTTTGAATTTGGGGAACAACAATTTGACCGGAAAAATCCCACCTTCTTTGGGACGTACAGGTCTTGACTGGCTAAACCTTCGAAATAATAGCATGTTTGGAGAATTACCATCCACATTGCAAAATTTAACGAATTTGCGCATTCTTGATCTTAGTGAAAATCATTTCAGTGGAAATATTCCGACATGGATTGGTGACAAGCTCTCAACACTTATGATTCTAAGCCTTCGATCAAATAATTTTGACGGCCAGATTCCTCATAAAATTTGTGATCTTCAATATCTTCAGAATTTGGACCTTTCTCGTAACAACATTTTAGGAGCTATTCCAAAATGTTTTAGTAATTTGAGTGCTATGGCCAATAGAAGCTACGACAATAACTATAGTTCTGATTGGGGAGGTACCACTACTCTCATTTATTTGAGTGCATTATTGGTGTTGAAAGGACGAGAGGATGAATATAGTAGCATACTAGGACTTGTTACCAACATGGACCTTTCAGCTAATAGTCTCACTGGAGAGATCCCAAAAGAAATTGGAATTCTCGTTGAGCTACGATCATTAAATTTGTCAGGGAATCTCCTAACAGGAAATATACCAGACAAAATTGGCAACATGGAATTGATGGAATCTCTTGATTTGTCGATGAATCAGTTGAATGGTGAAATCCCTCCAAGTTTCTCCAATTTGAATTTCTTGAATCACTTCAATGTGTCCTACAACAATTTGACAGGACAAATCCCAACAAGCACTCAGCttcaaagttttgaaaacttttctTACATGGGCAATTATCTTTGCGGACCTCCTCTCACTAAAAACTGCAGCACAAAAGGTCTTCCAACTGATGTTGCAAATAATGGAAGTAGCAGTGAAGGAAGTAAAGTGAACTGGCTTTATGTCAGCATAGTTCTTGGCTTTATAATGGGATTTTGGGGTGTAGTGGCTCCCTTGTTTTTCATTAGGTCTTGGAGGCATGCATACTATCGAAAGTTGGACCATGTTGGTCGAAAGCTATATGTGTATTGGGCTACTATAG CTGATAAGTGCAGGAAACTGGTTGGAGAAGAGAAAGTGGCATTATCCCAAACAGGGCAATTTGCATTGTGGGATTGTTTTGATATGGGGGCTGATTCCATAGCTTGCGCAGCGAAAGAAGTTGTTAAACTTCTAGACG TATCTGATCATGAATCTGTTACTGAACTTGATTGGTGGCTGTATCCCTTTGACGGACCTCTTTCAACTCCTAAAATAATTCATCGCAACTTGGTTTCTTGGACCCCTTCTCCTGTCAGTAAGTTGAAATCTGATGTCAACGGATCAGCTTGGGGCAAACCTTGTCCAGCGGGTTGTGGAGGCATTCTTCGTGACTACGATGGTCATCTCCGAGGTATTTTCTTTGGTCTCCTTGGTCACCTTGATTCAAACATTGCTGAGGTTATTGCCATTCGCACAGTTTTGGGGAGAAGTAGTTGCAACAGCAGTGTATCTCTTGAACATCTCACCAACAAAGGTTGTTCTTAA
- the LOC128034718 gene encoding receptor-like protein EIX2 — protein MFGEFSSTMQNFLDLIMIDLSENHFSRSVPAWIGDKLSNLVILSLRSNNFNGHIPHKICDLQFLQNLDLAHNNISGVIPKCFNNLSAMATTIKINNFVLVKYVDAGLVFLNALLVLKGREDEYWSSLGLVTSMDISANSLTGEIPKEIGSLVGLLSLNFSGNLLTGNIPDNIGNMELMESLDDLSMNQLNGEIPPSFSNLNFLNHFNVSYNNLTGQIPTSTQLQSFENLSYVGNHLCRPPLTKNCTSKGIPIDVANNGSSREGSKVNWLYVSIVLGFVMGFWGVVAPLFFIRSWRLAYYRKLDHVGRKSYVSWATMDM, from the coding sequence ATGTTTGGAGAATTTTCATCCACAATGCAAAATTTTCTAGATTTGATTATGATTGATCTTAGTGAAAATCATTTCAGTAGAAGTGTACCAGCATGGATTGGTGATAAGCTCTCAAACCTTGTGATTCTAAGCCTTCGATCAAATAACTTTAATGGACATATTCCTCATAAAATTTGTGATCttcaatttcttcaaaacttGGACCTTGCCCACAACAACATTTCTGGGGTTATTccaaaatgttttaataatttaagtgcaaTGGCCACAacaatcaaaatcaataattttgttCTTGTGAAGTATGTAGATGCTGGCTTAGTTTTTTTGAATGCATTATTGGTGTTGAAAGGACGAGAGGATGAATATTGGAGCTCACTAGGACTTGTTACGAGCATGGACATTTCAGCTAACAGTCTCACAGGAGAGATCCCCAAAGAAATTGGTAGTCTCGTTGGACTAttgtctttaaatttttcagGGAATCTCCTAACAGGAAATATACCAGACAACATTGGTAACATGGAGTTAATGGAATCTCTTGATGATTTGTCCATGAATCAACTAAATGGTGAAATCCCTCCAAGTTTCTCCAATTTGAATTTCTTAAATCACTTCAATGTCTCCTACAACAACTTGACAGGACAAATCCCAACAAGCACTCAGCTTCAAAGCTTTGAAAACTTGTCTTACGTGGGCAATCATCTTTGCAGACCTCCTCTCACTAAGAACTGCACCTCAAAAGGTATTCCAATTGACGTTGCAAATAATGGAAGTAGCAGGGAAGGAAGTAAAGTGAATTGGCTTTATGTCAGCATTGTTCTCGGCTTTGTAATGGGATTTTGGGGTGTAGTGGCTCCCTTGTTTTTCATCAGGTCTTGGAGGCTTGCATACTATCGAAAGTTGGACCATGTTGGTCGAAAGTCGTATGTGTCTTGGGCTACTATGGATATGTAG